From Strix uralensis isolate ZFMK-TIS-50842 chromosome 1, bStrUra1, whole genome shotgun sequence, a single genomic window includes:
- the GARS1 gene encoding glycine--tRNA ligase gives MPLPPRSALPALLRRLRRLACSPVALLRSRPGPAATPMDGPQAEALLAPLRQAVRHQGELVRKLKEEKAPQVDIDKAVAELKARKRVLEAKELALQPKDDIVDRVKMEDTLKRRFFYDQAFSIYGGVSGLYDFGPVGCALKNNIIQAWRQHFIQEEQILEIDCTMLTPEPVLKTSGHVDKFADFMVKDVKNGECFRADHLLKAHLSKLMSDKKCTAEKKAEMENVLTQLDNYGQQELADLFVNYNVKSPITGNDLSPPVSFNLMFKTSIGPGGNMPGYLRPETAQGIFLNFKRLLEFNQGKLPFAAAQIGNSFRNEISPRSGLIRVREFTMAEIEHFVDPSEKNHTKFQNVADLNILLYSSKAQVSGQSAHIMRLGDAVQQGVINNSVLGYFIGRIYLFLIKVGVSPEKLRFRQHMENEMAHYACDCWDAESKTSYGWIEIVGCADRSCYDLSCHARATKVPLIAEKPLKEPRTVNVVQFEANKGAIGKAYKKDAKVVMEYLSMCDECYITEMEQLLNEKGEFTVETEGKTFKLTKDMVTVKRFQKTLHVEEIIPNVIEPSFGIGRIMYTVFEHTFHIRDGDEQRTFFSFPAVVAPFKCSVLPLSQNQEFMPFVKELSEALTRNGISHKVDDSSGSIGRRYARTDEIGVAFGITIDFDTVNRTPHTATLRDRDSMRQIRAEISELPAVIRDLANGYLTWADVEAKYPQFEGQETGKKDTIEE, from the exons ATGCCGCTGCCGCCCCGTAgcgccctgcctgccctgctgcgCCGCCTGCGCCGCCTCGCCTGCTCGCCCGTCGCCCTGCtccgctcccggcccggcccggccgcgaCCCCCATGGACGGCCCGCAAGCCGAGGCGCTGCTCGCGCCCCTCCGGCAGGCGGTGCGGCACCAG GGAGAACTGGTAAGGAAGCTGAAGGAAGAGAAAGCTCCTCAGGTGGATATAGACAAAGCTGTAGCAGAGCTCAAAGCTCGGAAGAGGGTCCTAGAAGCGAAG GAGCTGGCCTTACAGCCCAAAGATGACATTGTGGACAGAGTTAAAATGGAAGACACCTTGAAGAGGAGGTTTTTCTATGATCAAGCCTTTTCTATTTATGGAG gtgTCAGTGGTCTGTATGACTTTGGGCCTGTTGGGTGTGCTTTGAAGAACAACATCATCCAGGCATGGAGACAGCACTTTATTCAGGAAGAGCAAATCCTGGAGATTGACTGTACCATGCTCACGCCAGAGCCAGTTCTGAA GACTTCCGGCCATGTAGACAAGTTTGCTGACTTCATGGTGAAAGATGTGAAAAACGGGGAATGTTTTCGTGCTGATCATCTCTTGAAAG CTCACCTGTCAAAGCTTATGTCTGACAAGAAgtgcacagcagagaaaaaggcagaaatggaaaatgttctAACACAG TTGGACAATTATGGCCAGCAAGAACTTGCAGATCTCTTTGTGAACTACAACGTGAAATCACCTATCACTGGAAATGACCTGTCCCCTCCCGTTTCTTTCAATCTGATGTTCAAGACCTCCATTGGACCTGGAGGAAACATGCCTGG CTATCTGAGGCCAGAAACTGCACAGGGAATTTTCCTCAACTTCAAACGTCTTCTGGAGTTTAACCAAGGCAAACTGCCTTTTGCTGCTGCCCAGATTGGAAATTCCTTCAGAAATGAAATCTCACCCCGCTCCGGCCTTATCAGAGTGAG GGAATTCACCATGGCAGAAATTGAGCACTTTGTGGATCCCAGTGAGAAAAATCACACCAAGTTTCAGAATGTGGCAGATCTCAACATCCTCCTGTACTCTTCCAAGGCCCAGGTCAGCGGGCAGTCCGCCCATATAATGCGGCTGGGAGATGCTGTCCAACAG GGTGTGATCAATAACTCCGTTCTCGGTTACTTCATTGGCAGAATCTACCTCTTCCTTATAAAGGTCGGTGTATCCCCAGAGAAGCTGCGCTTCCGACAGCATATGGAGAATGAGATGGCTCATTATGCCTGCGACTGCTGGGATGCAGAGTCCAAAACATCGTAT GGTTGGATTGAGATCGTTGGCTGTGCTGATCGTTCCTGCTATGACCTCTCCTGCCATGCCCGTGCCACCAAAGTTCCTCTTATAGCTGAGAAGCCTCTCAAAGAACCT AGAACAGTCAACGTTGTTCAGTTTGAGGCAAATAAGGGAGCCATTGGCAAAGCTTATAAGAAGGATGCAAAGGTGGTGATGGAATACCTTTCCATGTGTGATGAATGTTACATCACTGAGATGGAGCAGCTGCTCAACGAGAAAGG ggAATTCACTGTtgaaacagaagggaaaactTTTAAATTAACAAAGGACATGGTTACTGTGAAgagatttcagaaaacattacatG TGGAAGAAATCATCCCAAATGTAATTGAACCATCATTTGGTATTGGGAGGATCATGTACACAGTGTTTGAACACACATTCCACATTCGGGACGGAGATGAGCAGAGAACG tTCTTCAGCTTCCCAGCTGTTGTAGCACCGTTCAAGTGCTCCGTTCTTCCTCTAAGCCAGAATCAGGAATTCATGCCTTTTGTCAAGGAATTAT CTGAAGCACTCACCAGGAACGGCATCTCTCACAAGGTGGATGATTCCTCTGGATCCATCGGCCGGCGCTATGCCAGGACTGATGAGATTGGTGTGGCCTTCGGGATCACGATCGACTTCGACACCGTTAACCGGACGCCTCACACCGCCACCCTGAGAGACCGCGACTCAATGCGCCAGATCCGAGCCGAG ATCTCTGAACTTCCTGCCGTCATTCGTGACCTGGCGAACGGTTATCTAACTTGGGCTGACGTTGAGGCAAAGTATCCACAATTTGAGGGACAAGAGACTGGCAAAAAGGACACAATAGAGGAATAA